The following proteins are co-located in the Pseudomonas sp. DY-1 genome:
- a CDS encoding putative RNA methyltransferase, producing MTLICPLCQGALSARDQGLACPANHSFDRARQGYYNLLPVQHKNSRDPGDNATMVEARRRFLNGGHYAPLASRLAALAAERDPERWLDIGCGEGYYTSQLAMALPATDGYALDISREAVKRACRRAPQLHWLVASMARVPLADASCQLLASVFSPLDWQEALRLLSPGGGLLRMGPTREHLLELREKLYDEVRDYDDQKHLAQIPAGMRLAHSENLTYRLQLDEADARADLLAMTPHGWRANAERREAVVSAPFEVTVSIRYDWIERI from the coding sequence ATGACGCTCATCTGCCCCCTCTGCCAGGGCGCGCTGAGCGCCCGCGACCAGGGCCTGGCGTGCCCGGCGAACCACAGCTTCGACCGCGCCCGCCAGGGCTACTACAACCTGCTGCCAGTGCAACACAAGAACAGCCGCGATCCGGGCGACAACGCCACCATGGTCGAGGCACGCCGACGCTTCCTCAATGGCGGCCACTATGCACCGCTCGCCAGCCGATTGGCCGCCCTGGCCGCCGAACGGGATCCGGAGCGCTGGCTGGATATCGGTTGTGGCGAGGGCTATTACACCAGCCAACTGGCGATGGCCCTTCCCGCCACCGACGGCTATGCCCTGGACATCTCCCGCGAGGCGGTCAAACGCGCCTGTCGCCGCGCACCGCAGCTGCACTGGCTGGTGGCGAGCATGGCGCGCGTGCCCCTGGCCGATGCCAGTTGCCAGTTGCTCGCCAGCGTCTTCAGCCCGCTGGACTGGCAGGAAGCGCTGCGCCTGCTTTCTCCAGGTGGTGGCCTGCTGCGAATGGGGCCAACTCGTGAGCACCTGCTGGAGTTGCGCGAGAAGCTCTATGACGAAGTGCGCGACTACGACGACCAGAAGCACCTGGCGCAGATCCCTGCTGGCATGCGCCTGGCCCACAGCGAAAACTTGACCTATCGCCTGCAACTGGACGAAGCAGACGCCCGCGCCGACCTGCTGGCGATGACCCCCCACGGCTGGCGCGCCAATGCCGAGCGCCGTGAGGCAGTAGTGTCGGCACCATTCGAGGTCACGGTTTCAATCCGCTACGATTGGATCGAACGAATCTAG
- a CDS encoding glycosyltransferase, whose translation MPSRKFGLNLVVFVAVAALFTGIWALYNRPVTAPDWPEQISGYSFSPFRADQNPQTNRYPNDEQIRQDLELVSKQTDNIRTYSVDGTLADIPRLAEEFGLRVTLGVWISPDEERNEREIAKAIEIANASRSVVRVVVGNEALFRREISRKDLMVYLDRVRAAVKVPVTTSEQWHIWLKYPELAKHVDLVAAHVLPYWEFVPMEDSTEFVLERAKDLKKAFPKKPLLLSEVGWPSNGRMRGGADASQADQAIYLRTLVNALNAKGYNYFVIEAFDQPWKASDEGSVGAYWGVYNLDRQPKFAFEGPVIAIPQWRMLAVASVVMALLALALMLIDGSALRQRGRTFLTFVAFAGGSVLVWIAYDYSQQYSTWFSLTVGLLLGVGALGVFIVLLTEAHELAEAVWVRKRRRPFLPVLADSAYRPKVSVHVPCYNEPPEMVKQTLDALANLDYPDYEVLIIDNNTKDPAVWEPVRDYCEQLGPRFKFFHVAPLEGFKGGALNYILPYTAADAEVVAVIDSDYCVDRNWLKHMVPHFADPEIAVVQSPQDYRDGNENTFKRLCYAEYKGFFHIGMVTRNDRNAIIQHGTMTMIRRSVMDELKWADWTICEDAELGLRVFKSGYAAAYAHESFGRGLMPDTFIDYKKQRFRWAYGAIQIMKGHARSLFLGKDSKLKQGQRYHFIAGWLPWVADGLNIFFTAGALLWSAAMIIVPQRVDPPLLIFAIPPLALFFFKVGKIVFLYQRAVGVNLKDAFCAAVAGLALSHTIAKAVLYGFFTKSIPFFRTPKMRSNHGLLMALAEAREEVFVMLLLWGAAIGIAIVQGMPSPDVKFWVAMLLVQSLPYLAALIMALLSSLPKGQEEEQEEVATA comes from the coding sequence ATGCCATCGCGTAAATTTGGACTCAACCTGGTGGTCTTCGTGGCAGTCGCCGCGTTGTTCACCGGTATCTGGGCGCTCTACAACCGCCCGGTCACCGCGCCGGACTGGCCGGAACAGATATCCGGCTACTCCTTCTCGCCGTTCCGGGCGGACCAGAACCCGCAAACCAACCGCTATCCCAACGACGAGCAGATCCGCCAGGACCTCGAATTGGTAAGCAAGCAGACCGACAACATCCGCACCTACTCGGTGGACGGCACCCTGGCCGACATTCCGCGCCTGGCCGAAGAGTTCGGCCTGCGGGTGACCCTTGGTGTCTGGATCAGCCCGGACGAGGAACGCAACGAGCGCGAGATCGCCAAGGCCATCGAAATCGCCAACGCCTCCCGTAGCGTGGTTCGCGTGGTAGTGGGTAACGAAGCCTTGTTCCGTCGCGAGATCAGCCGCAAGGACCTGATGGTCTATCTGGACCGCGTGCGCGCCGCCGTGAAGGTACCGGTGACCACCTCCGAGCAGTGGCACATCTGGCTGAAGTATCCGGAACTGGCCAAGCACGTCGACCTGGTGGCCGCCCACGTGCTGCCTTACTGGGAGTTCGTGCCGATGGAGGACTCCACCGAGTTCGTCCTGGAGCGCGCCAAGGACCTGAAGAAAGCCTTCCCGAAGAAGCCCTTGCTGCTTTCCGAAGTGGGCTGGCCGAGCAACGGCCGCATGCGCGGCGGTGCCGACGCTTCCCAAGCCGACCAGGCCATCTACCTGCGAACCCTGGTCAACGCTCTCAACGCCAAGGGCTACAACTACTTCGTGATCGAGGCCTTCGACCAGCCGTGGAAGGCCAGTGACGAAGGTTCGGTGGGCGCCTACTGGGGCGTCTACAACCTCGACCGCCAGCCGAAGTTCGCCTTCGAAGGGCCGGTGATCGCCATCCCGCAATGGCGCATGCTCGCGGTCGCTTCTGTGGTCATGGCACTGCTGGCCCTGGCCCTGATGCTGATCGATGGCAGCGCACTGCGCCAGCGCGGCCGCACCTTCCTGACCTTCGTCGCCTTCGCCGGCGGCTCGGTACTGGTGTGGATCGCCTACGACTACAGCCAGCAGTACAGCACCTGGTTCAGCCTGACCGTCGGTCTGCTCCTCGGTGTCGGCGCCCTGGGCGTATTCATCGTGCTGCTGACCGAAGCCCATGAACTCGCCGAGGCGGTCTGGGTGCGCAAGCGCCGCCGTCCGTTCCTGCCGGTGCTGGCCGACAGCGCCTACCGTCCGAAAGTCTCGGTACACGTGCCCTGCTACAACGAGCCGCCGGAGATGGTCAAACAGACCCTCGACGCCCTCGCCAACCTCGACTATCCGGACTACGAAGTCCTGATCATCGACAACAACACCAAGGACCCGGCTGTCTGGGAACCGGTGCGCGACTACTGCGAGCAGTTGGGCCCGCGCTTCAAATTCTTCCATGTCGCCCCGCTGGAAGGCTTCAAGGGTGGTGCGCTGAACTACATCCTGCCGTACACCGCAGCAGACGCCGAAGTTGTGGCGGTGATCGACTCCGACTACTGCGTCGACCGCAACTGGCTGAAGCACATGGTTCCGCACTTCGCCGACCCGGAGATCGCCGTGGTGCAGTCACCGCAGGACTATCGCGACGGCAACGAGAACACCTTCAAGCGGCTCTGCTACGCGGAATACAAGGGCTTCTTCCACATCGGCATGGTCACCCGCAACGACCGCAACGCCATTATCCAGCACGGCACCATGACCATGATCCGTCGCAGTGTGATGGACGAGTTGAAGTGGGCCGACTGGACCATCTGCGAAGACGCCGAACTGGGTCTGCGCGTGTTCAAGAGCGGTTATGCCGCCGCCTACGCGCACGAGAGTTTTGGTCGTGGGCTGATGCCGGACACCTTCATCGACTACAAGAAGCAGCGCTTCCGCTGGGCCTATGGCGCCATTCAGATCATGAAAGGCCACGCCCGCAGCCTGTTCCTCGGCAAGGACTCCAAGCTAAAGCAAGGCCAGCGCTACCACTTCATCGCGGGCTGGCTGCCCTGGGTCGCCGATGGCCTGAACATCTTCTTCACCGCCGGTGCCCTGCTCTGGTCGGCGGCGATGATCATCGTGCCGCAACGGGTCGACCCGCCGCTGCTGATCTTCGCCATCCCGCCGCTGGCGCTGTTCTTCTTCAAAGTCGGCAAAATCGTCTTCCTCTACCAGCGCGCGGTGGGGGTCAACCTGAAGGACGCCTTCTGCGCAGCGGTGGCGGGCCTTGCCCTCTCGCATACCATCGCCAAGGCCGTGCTCTATGGTTTCTTCACCAAGAGCATCCCGTTCTTCCGCACGCCGAAGATGCGCAGCAATCACGGCCTGTTGATGGCCCTGGCCGAAGCCCGCGAAGAAGTCTTCGTGATGCTTCTGCTCTGGGGTGCGGCGATCGGGATCGCCATCGTCCAGGGCATGCCCAGTCCGGACGTGAAGTTCTGGGTGGCCATGCTGCTGGTGCAGTCGCTGCCTTACCTGGCAGCGCTGATCATGGCCCTCCTCTCCTCCCTGCCCAAGGGTCAGGAAGAGGAGCAAGAGGAGGTCGCCACCGCCTGA
- the dapE gene encoding succinyl-diaminopimelate desuccinylase, giving the protein MSSLSPTLELACDLIRRPSVTPVDEGCQDLMMRRLEAAGFRIERMRIEDVENFWAIRGGDGPVLCFAGHTDVVPTGPVQAWQHQPFDALIDAQGMLCGRGAADMKGSLAAMVIAVERFVAEHPQHKGAIAFLITSDEEGPAHHGTKAVVERLAARGERLDWCIVGEPSSTSLVGDVVKNGRRGSLGGKLTVRGVQGHVAYPHLAKNPIHLAAPALAELAAEHWDDGNAFFPPTSFQVSNLNSGTGATNVIPGDLVAVFNFRFSTESTVEGLQRRVEAVLDKHGLDYHLEWSLSGLPFLTQPGELLDAVSASIKAITGRDTTPSTSGGTSDGRFIATMGTQVVELGPVNATIHQVNERVLASDLDLLTDIYQQTLVRLLAQ; this is encoded by the coding sequence ATGTCGTCCCTGTCCCCCACCCTCGAACTCGCCTGCGACCTCATTCGTCGTCCCTCGGTCACCCCGGTCGACGAAGGCTGCCAGGACTTGATGATGCGTCGGTTGGAGGCCGCAGGCTTCCGCATCGAGCGCATGCGCATCGAGGATGTGGAAAACTTCTGGGCCATCCGTGGCGGCGATGGCCCGGTGCTCTGCTTCGCCGGCCATACCGACGTGGTCCCCACCGGCCCCGTGCAAGCCTGGCAGCACCAGCCGTTCGATGCCCTGATCGACGCGCAGGGCATGCTCTGCGGTCGTGGCGCGGCGGACATGAAAGGTAGCCTCGCGGCCATGGTGATTGCGGTCGAACGCTTCGTCGCCGAACACCCGCAGCACAAGGGCGCTATCGCCTTCCTCATCACCAGCGACGAAGAAGGCCCGGCCCATCACGGCACCAAGGCCGTAGTCGAGCGCCTGGCCGCTCGTGGCGAGCGCCTGGACTGGTGCATCGTCGGCGAACCGTCGAGCACCTCGCTGGTGGGTGACGTGGTGAAGAACGGCCGTCGCGGCTCCCTGGGCGGCAAGCTGACCGTGCGCGGCGTCCAGGGACACGTGGCCTACCCGCACCTGGCGAAGAACCCCATTCATTTGGCAGCTCCCGCCCTGGCCGAACTCGCCGCCGAGCACTGGGATGACGGCAACGCCTTCTTCCCGCCGACCAGCTTCCAGGTCTCCAATCTCAACTCCGGCACAGGCGCCACCAACGTGATCCCGGGCGATCTGGTAGCAGTATTCAACTTCCGCTTCTCCACCGAATCCACGGTGGAAGGCCTGCAGCGCCGCGTCGAGGCGGTTCTCGACAAGCATGGCCTGGACTACCACTTGGAGTGGTCGCTGTCCGGCCTGCCCTTCCTGACTCAGCCGGGTGAACTGCTGGACGCAGTTTCCGCGAGCATCAAGGCCATCACCGGCCGCGACACTACGCCGTCCACCAGTGGCGGCACCTCCGATGGCCGCTTCATCGCCACCATGGGTACTCAAGTCGTCGAGCTCGGTCCGGTGAATGCCACCATCCACCAGGTGAACGAGCGGGTGCTGGCCAGCGATCTCGATCTGCTGACCGACATCTACCAGCAGACCCTGGTCCGACTGCTCGCACAATGA
- a CDS encoding Gldg family protein, whose amino-acid sequence MKRMMYSGAGLLLIALAFLAFNMLAGLTLTNARVDLTEQKLYTISDGTKQILGEIDEPINLYFFYSDKSAKDLVVLRNYARRVEEMLKAYERAADGKIKLHVIDPEPFSEDEDKAAEFGLQAVPLQQGGDQIYFGLAGTNGVDDTQIIPFFPLDQEEFLEYEVSRLVQSLAKPERPVVGILSGLKLNGGFDMMTRQPTQPWMVMEEVRQLFQIESLKSDIDQIPEKVSVLLLVHPKNLPQQTQYAIDQFVLRGGKLLAFVDPWSEADSGMEMPGEPGGDKSSDLDALFKAWGLQMVPGKVLGDGANAMSVSVGQDKPPARHAAWLNLPRHSLDQNDVSTAGLENITVATAGILKPLDGAKTHFVPLIQSSEYSMPFDVQRFGMLADPEELIRELKPTGQRYTVAARISGPAESAFPEGIEGRKDGLKSAENINVIAVADTDILSDRMWVQVQDFFGQRVPQPWADNSGFAINALDNLAGSDALISVRSRGRYSRPFDVVEKLQRDAEVKFREQEQELQQRLADTEQKLASLQQNQDPAKALELTPEQQAALQQFVQEKLRIRKELRDVRFQLNASIEDLGRTLKFINIALVPLVLTLGVLVLWFWRRQRKA is encoded by the coding sequence ATGAAAAGAATGATGTATTCCGGCGCCGGACTGCTGCTCATCGCCCTGGCTTTCCTTGCCTTCAACATGCTCGCCGGCCTGACCCTGACCAACGCGCGGGTCGATCTCACCGAGCAGAAGCTCTACACCATTTCTGACGGTACGAAGCAGATCCTTGGCGAGATCGACGAGCCGATCAACCTGTACTTTTTCTACTCCGACAAGTCCGCCAAGGACCTGGTCGTGCTGCGCAACTACGCCCGCCGCGTAGAGGAGATGCTGAAAGCCTACGAGCGCGCCGCCGACGGCAAGATCAAGTTGCACGTCATCGATCCCGAGCCCTTCTCCGAGGACGAGGACAAGGCCGCCGAGTTCGGCCTTCAGGCCGTGCCGTTGCAACAGGGGGGCGACCAGATCTATTTCGGCCTGGCAGGCACAAACGGAGTGGATGACACCCAGATCATTCCGTTCTTCCCGCTGGACCAGGAGGAGTTCCTCGAATACGAGGTCAGCCGCCTGGTGCAAAGCCTGGCCAAGCCGGAGCGCCCGGTGGTGGGGATTCTCTCCGGTCTGAAGCTCAATGGCGGCTTCGACATGATGACCCGTCAGCCGACCCAGCCCTGGATGGTGATGGAGGAAGTTCGCCAACTGTTCCAGATCGAGAGCCTGAAGAGTGATATCGACCAGATTCCCGAGAAGGTCTCTGTATTACTGCTGGTGCATCCGAAGAACCTGCCACAGCAGACCCAATACGCCATCGACCAGTTCGTCCTGCGTGGAGGCAAGCTGCTGGCCTTCGTGGACCCTTGGAGCGAAGCGGACAGCGGCATGGAAATGCCGGGTGAGCCGGGCGGGGACAAGTCGTCTGACCTGGACGCGCTGTTCAAGGCCTGGGGACTGCAGATGGTGCCGGGCAAGGTGCTGGGGGACGGTGCCAATGCGATGTCCGTCAGCGTGGGCCAGGACAAGCCGCCGGCGCGCCATGCCGCCTGGCTCAACCTGCCAAGGCATAGCCTTGATCAGAACGATGTCAGTACCGCCGGCCTGGAGAACATCACCGTGGCCACCGCTGGCATCCTCAAACCGCTGGATGGCGCCAAGACCCATTTTGTGCCGCTGATCCAGAGTTCCGAGTACTCCATGCCCTTCGACGTGCAACGCTTCGGAATGCTCGCGGATCCCGAAGAATTGATTCGTGAGCTCAAGCCGACCGGCCAGCGCTACACCGTGGCCGCGCGGATCAGTGGGCCGGCAGAATCGGCTTTCCCTGAGGGTATCGAAGGTCGCAAGGACGGCCTGAAGTCCGCCGAGAACATCAACGTGATCGCCGTCGCCGACACTGACATCCTCAGCGACCGTATGTGGGTGCAGGTGCAGGACTTCTTTGGCCAGCGCGTACCGCAACCCTGGGCCGACAACTCGGGCTTCGCCATCAACGCGCTGGACAACCTGGCCGGCTCCGATGCACTGATCAGCGTACGTTCCCGCGGCCGCTACAGCCGCCCGTTTGACGTAGTGGAGAAGCTCCAGCGCGATGCCGAGGTCAAGTTCCGCGAGCAGGAGCAGGAACTCCAGCAGCGCCTGGCGGACACTGAGCAGAAGCTGGCCTCGCTGCAGCAGAACCAGGACCCTGCCAAGGCCCTGGAACTGACTCCGGAACAGCAGGCGGCGCTGCAACAGTTCGTCCAGGAAAAGCTGCGCATTCGCAAGGAACTTCGCGATGTGCGCTTCCAGCTCAACGCCAGCATCGAAGACCTGGGGCGCACCCTGAAATTCATCAACATCGCCCTGGTGCCGCTGGTGCTGACCCTGGGTGTGCTGGTGCTGTGGTTCTGGCGCCGCCAGCGCAAGGCCTGA
- the tcdA gene encoding tRNA cyclic N6-threonylcarbamoyladenosine(37) synthase TcdA yields the protein MSTDERFGGIARLYGLEGLARLQAAHVAVVGIGGVGSWAAEALARSGVGEISLFDLDDVCITNTNRQVHAIEGAVGKAKVDVMAERLRAINPACVVHAVADFVTRETMAEYITPALDAVIDCIDSVAAKAALIAWCKRRKIQIVTTGGAGGQVDPAQIQVADLNKTFNDPLAAKVRSTLRRDYNFSRTPGRTYSVPCVFSTEQLRYPKPDGSVCQQKSFVGEGVKLDCAGGFGAVMMVTATFGMVAAARIVDKLVAGARRPSGRQAG from the coding sequence ATGAGTACAGACGAGCGTTTTGGCGGCATCGCCCGGCTATATGGCCTGGAAGGACTTGCCCGGCTGCAGGCCGCCCATGTGGCTGTGGTCGGCATTGGCGGCGTGGGTTCCTGGGCGGCCGAGGCCCTGGCGCGCTCCGGGGTGGGGGAGATATCCCTGTTCGACCTGGATGACGTCTGCATCACCAACACCAATCGCCAGGTGCATGCCATCGAGGGAGCCGTGGGCAAGGCCAAGGTGGATGTGATGGCCGAGCGCCTTCGTGCCATCAACCCGGCTTGTGTCGTTCACGCCGTGGCCGACTTCGTGACCCGCGAGACCATGGCCGAGTACATCACGCCCGCACTGGACGCTGTGATCGACTGCATCGACAGCGTAGCGGCCAAAGCCGCGCTGATCGCCTGGTGCAAGCGACGCAAGATCCAGATCGTTACCACCGGCGGTGCAGGCGGCCAGGTGGACCCGGCCCAGATCCAGGTCGCCGACCTGAACAAGACCTTCAACGACCCGCTGGCGGCCAAGGTGCGTTCCACCCTGCGCCGCGACTACAACTTCTCCCGTACGCCGGGGCGCACCTACAGCGTGCCCTGCGTGTTCTCGACGGAGCAGTTGCGCTACCCGAAGCCGGATGGCTCGGTGTGCCAACAGAAGAGTTTCGTCGGCGAAGGCGTGAAGCTGGACTGCGCTGGCGGATTCGGTGCGGTGATGATGGTGACCGCGACCTTCGGCATGGTAGCGGCAGCGAGGATTGTGGATAAGTTGGTGGCAGGGGCGCGCAGGCCGTCGGGGCGCCAGGCGGGCTAG
- a CDS encoding ABC transporter permease subunit has product MRQLPVIFKRELASYFATPLAYVFIVIFLVLSGVFTFYLGGFYESGQASLAPFFNFHPWLYLFLVPAIAMRLWAEERKSGSIELLMTLPITRFEAVTGKFLAAWAFSGLALLLTFPMVITVNYLGEPDNGAIITGYIGSWLLAGAFLAIGSCMSALAKNQVIAFILAVSVCFLFIVSGFPLVLDAFSAWAPQWLLDAVASLSFLTRFDAISKGVIDLRDLLYFVTLIAAWLAATAVVVDLKKAD; this is encoded by the coding sequence ATGAGGCAGTTGCCGGTGATTTTCAAACGCGAGCTGGCGAGCTACTTCGCAACGCCGCTGGCCTATGTGTTCATCGTGATCTTCCTGGTGCTCTCCGGGGTCTTCACCTTCTATCTGGGCGGTTTCTACGAAAGTGGCCAGGCGAGCCTTGCGCCGTTCTTCAACTTCCATCCGTGGCTGTACCTGTTCCTCGTTCCCGCCATCGCCATGCGACTCTGGGCCGAGGAGCGCAAGTCCGGCTCCATCGAGCTGCTGATGACCCTGCCGATCACCCGCTTCGAGGCGGTCACCGGCAAGTTCCTCGCGGCCTGGGCCTTCTCTGGACTGGCGCTGCTGCTGACCTTCCCGATGGTGATCACGGTCAACTACCTGGGCGAACCGGACAATGGCGCCATCATCACCGGCTACATCGGTAGCTGGCTGCTTGCCGGTGCCTTCCTCGCCATTGGTTCGTGCATGTCGGCGCTGGCGAAGAACCAGGTGATCGCCTTCATTCTCGCCGTCAGCGTCTGCTTCCTGTTCATCGTCAGCGGCTTCCCGCTGGTGCTGGACGCCTTCAGCGCCTGGGCACCGCAGTGGCTGCTGGATGCCGTGGCTTCGCTGAGTTTCCTGACCCGTTTCGATGCCATCAGCAAGGGCGTGATCGATCTGCGTGACCTGCTCTACTTCGTCACCCTGATCGCGGCCTGGCTGGCTGCCACCGCTGTGGTGGTCGATCTGAAGAAGGCCGACTGA
- a CDS encoding SufE family protein — translation MSLPAKAQEALDAFTAAGGWEQRARLLMQWGERLEPLTDTERNDTNRVHGCESQVWLVGERQDEHWHFRAASDARLIRGLLAVLVARVEGLSAGELAAVDLADWFSQLGLGRQLSPSRSNGLNAVLKKMREMAQA, via the coding sequence ATGAGCCTACCCGCAAAGGCACAGGAAGCCCTGGACGCCTTCACTGCCGCCGGAGGCTGGGAACAGCGCGCGCGTCTATTGATGCAATGGGGTGAGCGGCTGGAGCCGCTTACGGATACCGAGCGCAACGACACCAATCGGGTGCATGGCTGTGAAAGCCAGGTGTGGCTCGTGGGCGAACGGCAAGACGAGCATTGGCACTTTCGTGCTGCCAGCGACGCCCGGTTGATTCGCGGCCTGCTGGCAGTGCTGGTAGCACGGGTGGAAGGGCTGTCGGCGGGCGAACTGGCTGCCGTCGATCTGGCGGACTGGTTCAGCCAGCTCGGCCTCGGCCGCCAACTGTCGCCCTCACGCAGCAATGGCCTGAACGCCGTCCTCAAGAAAATGCGGGAAATGGCGCAGGCATGA
- a CDS encoding DUF4340 domain-containing protein → MGHKGLIVLALLAAGLGTAYVIQHDSSRPQPQPTGVTRELLLPALQGRLASVSALDVQIPGQPDLRLARKDGLWVLPAKADYPAAGLPVATLLRALADARKVEAKTANPELHGRVGLADKGSAEEQGTRIKLERGGEPPLELLVGKPAQQGNGQLVRLYGDNQVWLIDQAITLPANELGWLDRRVAGIPFASVRQVEITYPSGNRLTVYRDTAEEPNLKLKQLPKGRRLAFDAAANGMATLFAGLEFADNAPLAQVQFKGKPMLQFSLSTFDGGELRGEVFSQGEQAWMVLKDKKKLVDEQVPGKLDWAYRLEPFQYQALAKKLEDVLAAK, encoded by the coding sequence ATGGGACACAAAGGTCTGATCGTTCTTGCGTTGCTGGCCGCCGGTCTTGGCACCGCCTATGTCATTCAACACGACAGCTCGCGGCCCCAACCGCAGCCGACCGGTGTCACACGCGAGCTGCTGTTACCTGCGCTGCAAGGCAGGCTGGCGAGCGTGTCCGCCCTTGACGTGCAAATACCTGGGCAGCCGGATCTGCGACTGGCGCGCAAGGATGGCCTCTGGGTACTACCGGCCAAGGCCGACTACCCAGCGGCCGGACTGCCCGTGGCGACTCTGCTGCGGGCGCTGGCAGATGCGCGCAAGGTGGAGGCCAAGACTGCCAATCCGGAGTTGCATGGCCGGGTCGGCCTCGCTGACAAGGGAAGCGCCGAGGAACAGGGAACGAGGATCAAGCTGGAGCGCGGTGGCGAGCCCCCGTTGGAGCTTCTCGTGGGAAAACCGGCGCAACAGGGCAACGGTCAGTTGGTGCGTCTCTACGGCGACAATCAGGTCTGGCTGATCGACCAGGCCATCACGTTGCCTGCGAACGAACTCGGCTGGCTGGATCGTCGGGTGGCCGGCATTCCGTTCGCCAGCGTGAGGCAGGTGGAAATCACCTATCCGAGTGGCAACCGCCTGACTGTCTATCGCGATACGGCCGAAGAACCCAACCTCAAGCTCAAGCAACTGCCCAAGGGGCGCAGGCTGGCCTTTGATGCTGCGGCCAATGGCATGGCGACGCTGTTCGCTGGCCTCGAGTTCGCCGACAACGCGCCCTTGGCGCAAGTGCAGTTCAAGGGCAAGCCGATGCTTCAGTTCAGTCTTTCCACCTTCGATGGTGGAGAGCTTCGCGGCGAGGTCTTCAGTCAGGGCGAGCAGGCCTGGATGGTTCTGAAGGACAAGAAGAAACTTGTCGATGAGCAAGTGCCGGGCAAACTGGATTGGGCCTATCGGCTGGAACCATTCCAATATCAGGCATTGGCCAAGAAGCTCGAGGATGTACTTGCGGCCAAGTAG
- a CDS encoding cold-shock protein, translated as MADREVGTVKWFNDAKGYGFIQRESGPDVFVHYRAIRGEGHRSLLEGQKVEFSVIQGQKGLQAEDVAKV; from the coding sequence ATGGCTGATCGTGAGGTCGGAACCGTCAAGTGGTTCAATGACGCCAAGGGCTATGGTTTCATTCAGCGCGAAAGCGGTCCTGATGTATTCGTTCACTACCGCGCTATCCGCGGCGAGGGCCACCGCTCTCTGCTGGAAGGCCAGAAGGTAGAGTTTTCCGTGATCCAGGGTCAGAAAGGCCTGCAGGCGGAAGACGTCGCCAAGGTCTGA
- a CDS encoding iron-containing alcohol dehydrogenase — protein MRNFTFYNPTRIHFGEGQISKLTRDVPAGSRVLVTHGGGSIFQNGVWQQVEEALADHKVVRFGGIEANPQFDTLVRATEQAKTEQCDFIVAVGGGSVIDGSKFIAAAACYDGDPLDLLSGKRITAALPMGCVLTLAATGSESNPHGVVTHVGRQEKLPFSSALLYPRFAILDPRTTFSLPPRQIGNGVVDAFVHTIEQYLTYPADAPLQDRYAEGLLLTLIEEGPKALANPEDYAVRANLMWCATQALNGLLGCGVPQDWSTHMIGHELTALYHIDHAQTLAVVLPALLAERRQVKREKLLQYGARVWGLKEGDEEQRIDAAIQATRDFFKRMGVPTRLSEHGLDADVIPQVLAQLERHGMTALSERRDLDLEASERILLRAL, from the coding sequence ATGCGCAACTTCACCTTCTACAACCCTACCCGCATCCACTTCGGCGAAGGCCAGATCAGCAAGCTGACGCGGGATGTCCCGGCCGGTAGCCGGGTGCTGGTGACCCACGGCGGAGGAAGCATCTTCCAGAACGGTGTCTGGCAACAGGTCGAGGAGGCGTTGGCTGATCACAAGGTCGTCCGTTTCGGCGGAATCGAGGCCAATCCGCAGTTCGACACCCTGGTCAGAGCAACCGAACAGGCCAAAACCGAACAGTGCGACTTCATCGTTGCCGTGGGTGGAGGCTCGGTAATCGATGGCAGCAAGTTCATCGCTGCGGCGGCCTGCTACGACGGTGACCCGCTGGACCTGCTCAGTGGCAAGCGGATCACCGCCGCCCTTCCCATGGGCTGCGTACTGACACTGGCCGCCACCGGCTCCGAGAGCAATCCCCACGGTGTGGTTACCCACGTTGGCCGCCAGGAAAAGCTGCCGTTCTCCAGCGCCCTGCTCTACCCGCGCTTCGCCATCCTCGACCCGCGCACCACGTTCAGCCTGCCGCCCCGGCAGATCGGCAACGGCGTGGTGGATGCCTTCGTCCACACCATCGAGCAGTACCTCACCTACCCTGCCGATGCGCCCCTGCAGGATCGCTATGCCGAAGGCCTGCTGCTGACCCTGATAGAAGAAGGCCCCAAGGCCCTGGCCAACCCGGAGGACTACGCCGTACGCGCCAACCTCATGTGGTGCGCCACCCAGGCCCTGAACGGCCTGCTCGGCTGCGGCGTGCCCCAGGACTGGTCGACCCACATGATCGGCCACGAGCTGACTGCGCTGTACCACATCGATCACGCCCAGACCCTGGCCGTGGTGCTGCCGGCCCTCCTGGCGGAACGCCGCCAGGTCAAGCGCGAGAAGCTGCTTCAATACGGGGCGCGCGTCTGGGGTCTGAAGGAGGGCGACGAAGAACAGCGTATCGACGCAGCGATTCAGGCTACCCGCGATTTTTTCAAGCGCATGGGCGTGCCTACCCGTCTGTCCGAACATGGCCTGGATGCCGATGTGATCCCCCAGGTGCTCGCGCAACTGGAGCGCCATGGAATGACCGCGCTGAGCGAGCGCCGAGACCTTGACCTGGAAGCCAGCGAACGCATTCTGCTGCGCGCCCTCTGA